One window of the Candidatus Microbacterium colombiense genome contains the following:
- the hutH gene encoding histidine ammonia-lyase encodes MTDLAPVLVGAAPLTPADVVAVARRGAPVVLDPAALARIAETRSVIDGLAADPNPHYGVSTGFGALATTFIAPDRRLQLQASLIRSHAAGTGAEVEREVVRGLQLLRLQTLASGRTGVRPVVAETYAAMLNTGITPVVREYGSLGCSGDLAPLAHIALAAMGEGDVRDATGEPRNAADALAAAGITPLTLVEKEGLALINGTDGMLGMLVLALHDLQELLLTADVAAAMSIESQLGTDAVFAPDLMALRPQTGQTESAANLRSFLGDSPMVASHKGPEDGRVQDAYSLRCSPQVHGAARDTMAHAALIAGRELASVIDNPVITLDGRIESNGNFHGAPVAAVLDFLAISVADVASVSERRTDRALDPARSHGLPPFLADEVGVDSGLMIAQYAAAGIVSELKRLAVPASVDSIPSSAMQEDHVSMGWAAARKLRRAIDGLGRVLAIEILTGARALDLRAPLQAGPATGAVRDLVRTVAGGPGPDRFLSPEMEAVTALVQTGAVARIAKEHTHD; translated from the coding sequence ATGACTGATCTTGCCCCTGTCCTCGTCGGTGCGGCTCCCCTCACGCCCGCGGATGTCGTCGCCGTCGCTCGACGGGGAGCGCCGGTCGTGCTCGACCCCGCAGCCCTCGCGCGCATCGCCGAGACCCGCAGCGTCATCGACGGCCTCGCCGCCGATCCGAACCCGCACTACGGTGTCTCGACCGGCTTCGGCGCGCTCGCGACCACCTTCATCGCGCCGGACCGACGCCTGCAGCTGCAGGCCAGTCTGATCCGTTCGCACGCTGCGGGCACCGGCGCCGAGGTCGAACGCGAGGTCGTCCGCGGTCTGCAGCTGCTGCGCCTGCAGACGCTCGCCTCGGGGCGCACCGGCGTGCGGCCCGTCGTCGCCGAGACCTACGCCGCGATGCTCAACACCGGTATCACTCCGGTGGTGCGCGAGTACGGCTCGCTCGGGTGCTCCGGTGACCTGGCGCCGTTGGCGCACATCGCGCTCGCCGCGATGGGTGAGGGCGACGTGCGCGACGCCACCGGCGAGCCGCGGAACGCCGCCGATGCGCTCGCCGCCGCCGGCATCACACCGCTCACCCTCGTCGAGAAGGAGGGCCTGGCACTGATCAACGGCACCGACGGGATGCTCGGGATGCTCGTGCTGGCGCTGCACGATCTGCAGGAACTGCTCCTGACGGCCGACGTCGCCGCGGCCATGTCGATCGAGTCGCAGCTGGGTACGGATGCCGTCTTCGCCCCGGATCTGATGGCGCTGCGTCCGCAGACCGGGCAGACGGAATCCGCCGCGAACCTGCGATCCTTCCTCGGCGACTCGCCCATGGTCGCCAGCCACAAGGGGCCGGAGGACGGGCGGGTGCAGGACGCCTACTCCCTGCGCTGCTCTCCGCAGGTGCACGGCGCCGCGCGCGACACGATGGCACATGCCGCGCTCATCGCCGGTCGCGAACTCGCCAGTGTGATCGACAACCCGGTGATCACACTCGACGGCCGCATCGAGTCGAACGGCAACTTCCACGGCGCCCCCGTCGCCGCAGTGCTCGATTTCCTCGCGATCTCGGTCGCCGATGTGGCGTCGGTCTCGGAGCGGCGCACCGACCGCGCGCTGGATCCTGCCCGCAGCCACGGTCTGCCTCCGTTCCTCGCCGACGAGGTCGGAGTGGACTCGGGGCTGATGATCGCGCAGTACGCCGCGGCGGGCATCGTCTCCGAGCTCAAGCGCCTGGCTGTTCCGGCATCCGTCGATTCGATCCCCTCGTCGGCCATGCAGGAGGATCACGTGTCGATGGGCTGGGCAGCGGCCCGCAAGCTCCGTCGCGCGATCGACGGACTCGGCCGCGTGCTCGCGATCGAGATCCTCACCGGCGCGCGCGCCCTGGACCTGCGGGCGCCGTTGCAGGCGGGACCCGCGACCGGAGCCGTGCGTGACCTCGTCCGCACCGTGGCCGGCGGCCCCGGCCCCGACCGCTTCCTCTCCCCGGAGATGGAAGCCGTCACCGCACTCGTCCAGACGGGCGCCGTCGCCCGCATCGCAAAGGAGCACACCCATGACTGA